The following coding sequences are from one Leptospira mayottensis 200901116 window:
- a CDS encoding gamma carbonic anhydrase family protein, which produces MNIHETAFIHPKATVIGHVEMGPYSSLWPGVVVRADMNRIVLGEGVNIQDNSTLHTDSSRGITIGDYTLVGHNTMLHGCKVGRGCLIGIGSIVLDEAEIGDGAMVMAGCTVRGGKKIPPGAMVIQKKGELKIFEGKAKPVLSVAGCLEYIALSDRFKKGIFGPFTSEEEIEFQNKAKEILKGMGISFKG; this is translated from the coding sequence ATGAATATTCATGAAACTGCATTTATTCATCCTAAAGCGACCGTGATAGGTCATGTGGAAATGGGGCCGTATTCTTCCCTTTGGCCTGGAGTGGTCGTCCGTGCGGATATGAATCGGATTGTTCTAGGGGAAGGAGTGAACATTCAGGATAATTCTACTCTACATACGGATTCGAGTCGAGGAATTACGATTGGAGATTATACATTAGTCGGCCATAATACAATGTTGCACGGTTGTAAAGTCGGAAGAGGTTGTCTGATCGGTATTGGGAGTATCGTTTTAGACGAGGCTGAAATCGGAGACGGTGCAATGGTGATGGCTGGTTGTACAGTTCGTGGTGGAAAAAAAATTCCTCCGGGAGCAATGGTCATACAAAAGAAGGGAGAACTAAAAATTTTTGAAGGAAAAGCAAAGCCCGTTTTGAGCGTAGCCGGATGTTTGGAATACATTGCTCTTTCCGATCGATTTAAAAAAGGAATTTTCGGCCCTTTCACGTCGGAAGAAGAAATTGAATTTCAGAACAAGGCAAAAGAAATTTTAAAGGGAATGGGGATTTCTTTCAAAGGTTAA
- a CDS encoding LIC_13215 family putative lipoprotein yields MNQNLIRILPISFVLALTILNCKKEHVQNPNAKIVEIPSLGLGLDYEDWNFNDDPKLLNQAEQTASHSDNSGTIKKALEVVGINFFLFEYPQPEANTFNTNINYTMEDLSKQPREFTLDDYIAAITGLYPSVLQKYEMTNPPKKSKIHGIESVLLESRFEQSVGGKNLKLHNYQRIFIVNRKAHVFTGTFLETDARSKGPKVRETLGKFVKL; encoded by the coding sequence ATGAATCAAAATTTAATCCGTATTCTCCCAATATCTTTCGTTTTAGCACTTACTATCCTTAATTGCAAAAAGGAACATGTACAAAATCCCAATGCGAAAATAGTCGAGATTCCATCGCTTGGACTCGGACTTGATTATGAAGATTGGAACTTTAACGACGATCCAAAACTTTTAAACCAAGCCGAACAAACGGCATCACACTCGGACAACTCAGGTACAATTAAAAAAGCCTTAGAAGTTGTAGGAATCAACTTTTTTCTTTTTGAATATCCCCAGCCAGAAGCGAACACATTCAACACAAATATCAATTATACGATGGAAGATCTTTCCAAACAACCGAGAGAGTTTACATTAGACGATTATATCGCCGCAATCACGGGTCTTTATCCTTCCGTGCTTCAAAAGTACGAAATGACCAATCCACCGAAAAAATCAAAAATTCACGGTATAGAAAGTGTACTTTTAGAAAGCAGATTTGAGCAATCGGTCGGCGGTAAAAATCTGAAACTTCATAACTATCAAAGAATTTTTATCGTGAATCGAAAAGCTCACGTCTTTACCGGTACTTTCTTGGAAACGGACGCTCGATCCAAAGGACCGAAAGTCCGTGAAACTTTAGGAAAATTCGTGAAATTGTAA